In the genome of Gordonia rubripertincta, one region contains:
- a CDS encoding penicillin-binding transpeptidase domain-containing protein — protein sequence MWRTRTRWTPAVIVAVSAVVITATAACSSSEDDGPRRAAERFLEAYSQQELDAAAALTDVPQTSRSAMESAWSGLAAEELEAKAGRVRVTGDTAEVEVDYTWALPRGRDWSYDATLRLGRSDAGWAVRWASTAVHPKLGADQRLSLQIIEAPRATVNEADGSEVMVNGTVVGVNFDPEKATEQGASVAASVTSAVAVLRRFNRDLDEQLITEQVTSNGQQYPLARLTHAQFDRLRDQLAIPGVVTNEQAELVPKDPKFAPALLTEVKKVVDGEVAGRAGWRVVSVNPNGLDADVLADHDADPSPAVSLSLSRTVQNAAQRAVNAANRFQVAMVVVQPSTGRILAVAQNPNADRQGPIATTGLYPPGSTFKMVTAAAAINRKMAGPDTTVGCPGEIQIGPRLIPNYNGFSLGTVSMLQAFAASCNTTFAKLASQMGPSDLAHTAAAMGIGQRYSIAGLDAVSGSVPIENELVARSEDGFGQGKVLVSPLGLALVAATVANGSKAPVPQLILDKPTEIEGPTPTMPPEVYQQLRPMMRAVITSGTASVIDGRGAVFGKTGEAEFAGGSHAWFAGYRGDIAFATLVVRGGDSNNAVAVTRDFFDGLGPGYAVR from the coding sequence ATGTGGCGCACGCGAACTCGATGGACCCCGGCGGTGATCGTCGCGGTCAGTGCTGTCGTGATCACCGCGACCGCCGCCTGCTCGTCCTCGGAGGACGACGGCCCGCGCCGGGCTGCCGAACGATTCCTCGAGGCGTACTCGCAACAGGAACTCGACGCCGCGGCCGCCCTCACCGACGTACCTCAGACTTCCCGCTCGGCGATGGAGTCGGCGTGGTCGGGACTCGCCGCCGAGGAACTCGAGGCGAAGGCCGGCCGGGTTCGGGTCACCGGTGACACCGCCGAGGTGGAGGTCGACTACACCTGGGCCCTGCCGCGCGGCCGCGACTGGTCGTACGACGCGACACTCCGCCTGGGCCGATCCGACGCCGGTTGGGCGGTGCGCTGGGCGTCGACCGCGGTCCATCCGAAACTCGGCGCGGACCAACGACTCTCGCTGCAGATCATCGAGGCGCCCCGCGCGACGGTGAACGAGGCCGACGGTTCGGAGGTCATGGTCAACGGCACCGTCGTCGGCGTGAACTTCGACCCGGAGAAGGCCACCGAGCAGGGAGCCTCGGTCGCGGCCTCGGTCACGAGCGCGGTCGCCGTGCTGCGTCGCTTCAACCGTGACCTCGACGAGCAGCTGATCACCGAACAGGTCACCTCGAACGGCCAGCAGTATCCGCTGGCCCGCCTCACCCATGCCCAGTTCGACAGGTTGCGGGACCAGCTCGCGATCCCCGGCGTCGTCACCAACGAACAGGCCGAGCTGGTCCCCAAGGACCCGAAGTTCGCGCCGGCTCTGCTGACCGAGGTCAAGAAGGTCGTCGACGGCGAGGTCGCCGGACGGGCCGGATGGCGGGTGGTCTCGGTGAACCCCAACGGACTCGACGCCGACGTGCTCGCCGACCACGACGCCGACCCGTCGCCCGCGGTGTCGCTCAGCCTGTCGCGGACCGTACAGAACGCGGCACAACGAGCTGTCAACGCCGCCAACAGGTTCCAGGTCGCGATGGTCGTCGTGCAGCCGTCCACCGGCCGAATCCTCGCCGTCGCACAGAATCCCAATGCCGATCGGCAGGGCCCGATTGCGACGACCGGCCTGTATCCGCCTGGCTCGACCTTCAAGATGGTCACCGCGGCGGCCGCCATCAATCGCAAGATGGCCGGACCCGATACCACCGTCGGATGCCCCGGCGAGATCCAGATCGGTCCGCGACTGATCCCGAACTACAACGGCTTCTCACTCGGCACCGTGTCGATGCTGCAGGCGTTCGCCGCGTCCTGCAACACCACGTTCGCCAAGCTCGCCAGCCAGATGGGTCCCTCGGACCTCGCGCACACCGCCGCGGCGATGGGGATCGGTCAGCGGTACTCGATCGCCGGCCTCGACGCGGTGTCCGGGTCGGTACCCATCGAGAACGAACTGGTCGCACGCAGCGAGGACGGCTTCGGGCAGGGCAAGGTGCTCGTCTCGCCCCTCGGCCTGGCGCTCGTCGCCGCGACCGTCGCCAACGGTTCCAAAGCTCCGGTGCCGCAACTGATCCTGGACAAGCCCACCGAGATCGAGGGGCCGACCCCGACGATGCCGCCGGAGGTCTACCAGCAGCTGCGGCCGATGATGCGCGCGGTGATCACCAGCGGTACCGCGTCGGTGATCGACGGGCGCGGAGCGGTGTTCGGTAAGACCGGTGAGGCCGAGTTCGCCGGCGGTTCACACGCCTGGTTCGCCGGTTACCGCGGCGACATCGCCTTCGCGACGCTCGTCGTCCGCGGCGGCGATTCGAACAACGCGGTCGCTGTCACCCGCGACTTCTTCGACGGGCTGGGTCCGGGGTACGCGGTCCGCTGA
- a CDS encoding GNAT family N-acetyltransferase gives MLKLLGDKPLGARDAAAVERVLTSDPVAMCMVAARFETHGINPRLLGGELWTAQDPSTSLCFSGANLIPLIGAPDDLDYFSDRAVAAPRACSSIVGRADLVLPMWQQIEPVWGPAREVRPVQPLLVLSGAPAVPSDPAVRLVTLDDLDAYMPAAIDMFIGEVGVDPTAGDGGRSYRRRLASLISAHRVFARFDGPEVVFKAEIGSLSRRVGQIQGVWVSPERRGEGLGLGGTAAVAEAVAAHGRLPSLYVNSFNETARGVYDRIGFTEVGTFATVLVD, from the coding sequence GTGCTGAAGCTACTGGGCGACAAACCGCTCGGCGCGCGTGATGCGGCTGCGGTCGAACGCGTGCTCACGTCCGACCCGGTGGCCATGTGCATGGTCGCCGCGAGGTTCGAGACCCATGGCATCAACCCGCGCCTGCTCGGCGGAGAACTGTGGACCGCGCAGGATCCCTCGACCTCGTTGTGCTTCTCCGGTGCCAACCTGATCCCGCTGATCGGCGCTCCCGACGACCTCGACTACTTCTCCGACCGCGCGGTCGCCGCGCCTCGTGCCTGTTCGTCGATCGTCGGCCGCGCCGACCTGGTGTTGCCGATGTGGCAGCAGATCGAACCCGTCTGGGGTCCGGCGCGAGAGGTGCGTCCGGTCCAGCCGCTGCTCGTCCTGTCCGGCGCTCCGGCGGTCCCGTCGGATCCGGCCGTCCGCCTGGTCACCCTCGACGATCTCGACGCCTACATGCCGGCTGCGATCGACATGTTCATCGGTGAGGTCGGTGTCGACCCGACGGCAGGCGACGGAGGACGTTCCTACCGCAGGCGGCTGGCGTCGCTGATCTCGGCGCACCGTGTCTTTGCGCGTTTCGACGGCCCCGAGGTCGTGTTCAAGGCCGAGATCGGGTCCCTGTCCCGGCGCGTCGGTCAGATCCAAGGCGTATGGGTCTCGCCGGAACGACGCGGCGAGGGGTTGGGCCTGGGTGGCACCGCGGCTGTCGCCGAGGCGGTCGCCGCCCACGGACGACTCCCGAGCCTGTACGTGAACAGCTTCAACGAGACGGCCCGCGGGGTGTACGACCGCATCGGGTTCACCGAGGTCGGCACGTTCGCGACCGTCCTCGTCGACTGA
- the ispG gene encoding flavodoxin-dependent (E)-4-hydroxy-3-methylbut-2-enyl-diphosphate synthase codes for MNAPTPANAVPIGLGMPAGPPPVLAPRRKTRQLFVGSVGVGSDHPISVQSMTTTKTHDINATLQQIAELTASGCDIVRVACPRPEDAEALPIIAKKSKIPVIADIHFQPKYIFAAIDAGCAAVRVNPGNIKEFDGRVKEVAKAAGDAGIPIRIGVNAGSLDKRILQKYGKATPEALVESALWEAGLFEEHGFGDIKISVKHNDPVIMVEAYRQLAAQCDYPLHLGVTEAGPAFQGTIKSAVAFGALLSEGIGDTIRVSLSAPPAEEIKVGDQILQSLNLRPRKLEIVSCPSCGRAQVDVYKLADEVTAGLEGMEVPLRVAVMGCVVNGPGEAREADLGVASGNGKGQIFVKGEVIKTVPEAQIVETLIEEALRIAEESGETGDGTHAGSPVVTVS; via the coding sequence ATGAACGCCCCGACTCCTGCCAACGCCGTGCCGATCGGACTCGGCATGCCGGCCGGACCCCCGCCGGTGCTGGCCCCGCGCCGCAAGACCCGGCAGCTGTTCGTCGGCTCGGTCGGCGTCGGCAGTGACCACCCCATCTCGGTGCAGTCGATGACGACCACCAAGACCCACGACATCAACGCGACCCTGCAGCAGATCGCGGAGCTCACCGCCTCGGGCTGCGACATCGTACGCGTGGCGTGCCCCCGGCCCGAGGATGCCGAGGCGCTCCCGATCATCGCCAAGAAGTCCAAGATCCCGGTCATCGCCGACATCCACTTCCAGCCGAAGTACATCTTCGCCGCGATCGACGCCGGGTGTGCCGCGGTGCGCGTGAACCCGGGCAACATCAAGGAATTCGACGGCCGCGTGAAAGAGGTCGCGAAGGCCGCCGGCGACGCGGGCATCCCGATCCGCATCGGTGTGAACGCGGGCTCGCTGGACAAGCGCATCCTGCAGAAATACGGCAAGGCGACGCCCGAGGCGCTCGTCGAGTCAGCGCTGTGGGAGGCAGGCCTGTTCGAGGAGCACGGCTTCGGCGACATCAAGATCTCGGTCAAGCACAACGACCCGGTGATCATGGTCGAGGCCTACCGTCAGCTGGCCGCGCAGTGCGACTACCCGCTGCACCTCGGCGTCACCGAGGCCGGCCCGGCGTTCCAGGGCACGATCAAGTCGGCCGTCGCCTTCGGCGCATTGCTGAGCGAGGGCATCGGTGACACCATCCGCGTGTCGCTGTCGGCGCCGCCGGCCGAGGAGATCAAGGTCGGCGACCAGATCCTGCAGTCGCTCAACCTGCGTCCCCGCAAGCTCGAGATCGTGTCGTGCCCGTCGTGTGGTCGCGCCCAGGTGGACGTCTACAAACTGGCCGACGAGGTGACCGCGGGCCTCGAGGGCATGGAGGTCCCGCTACGCGTCGCCGTCATGGGCTGCGTGGTCAACGGACCGGGTGAGGCCCGCGAGGCCGACCTCGGTGTCGCCTCCGGAAACGGGAAGGGCCAGATCTTCGTCAAAGGCGAGGTCATCAAGACCGTGCCGGAAGCGCAGATCGTGGAGACCTTGATCGAAGAAGCGCTGCGGATCGCCGAGGAATCAGGGGAAACTGGAGACGGCACGCACGCCGGTTCCCCCGTGGTCACCGTCTCCTAG
- a CDS encoding M50 family metallopeptidase, with protein MSFAIGVTLFAVALLLSVAWHECGHMWAAQATGMKVRRYFVGFGPTIWSTRRGETEYGLKAIPLGGFCDIAGMTPHEELTADEQDRAMYKQKAWKRLVVLFAGPAQNFILGFVLIIIVGLTFGLPDLSPPPTPAKVAETQCVSSTITIADGEQTNSPCTGGGPAAAAGLRPGDEIVAINGQPVGKASDLTPVIRESTGPVVLTVDRAGERLDLTMTPEPVTVTAERSDGTTETVSYNMVGIAYDAPPAIKDFNGFDVIPGAFVFTGDLIKETWNALLSLPTKIGALWTAVTGGERALDTPVSVYGASVLGGQAVERGLWDMFWMLLISINFFLGLFNLVPLLPLDGGHMAIVGYEKGRDTVRRWFGRAPGAAVDYYKLLPITYAAVVVMAGFMVLTLTADIINPINPW; from the coding sequence GTGAGTTTCGCGATCGGTGTCACGCTTTTCGCGGTGGCACTGTTGCTGTCGGTCGCCTGGCACGAGTGCGGTCACATGTGGGCCGCGCAGGCAACCGGCATGAAGGTGCGTCGGTACTTCGTCGGCTTCGGGCCGACGATCTGGTCGACGCGCCGCGGCGAGACCGAGTACGGACTCAAGGCTATCCCGCTCGGCGGCTTCTGCGACATCGCGGGCATGACTCCGCACGAGGAGCTCACCGCCGACGAGCAGGACCGCGCGATGTACAAGCAGAAGGCCTGGAAACGGCTCGTCGTGCTGTTCGCCGGTCCCGCGCAGAACTTCATCCTCGGTTTCGTCCTGATCATCATCGTCGGCCTCACCTTCGGGCTGCCCGACCTCAGCCCGCCGCCGACCCCGGCGAAGGTCGCCGAGACCCAGTGCGTGTCGTCGACGATCACCATCGCCGACGGCGAGCAGACCAACTCGCCCTGCACCGGCGGCGGACCAGCGGCAGCCGCGGGGCTGCGCCCCGGCGACGAGATCGTGGCCATCAACGGACAGCCCGTGGGCAAGGCCTCCGACCTCACCCCCGTCATCCGCGAATCGACCGGACCGGTCGTGCTGACCGTCGACCGCGCCGGCGAACGCCTCGACCTGACGATGACTCCCGAACCGGTCACCGTCACCGCCGAGCGCTCCGACGGGACCACCGAGACCGTGTCGTACAACATGGTCGGTATCGCCTACGACGCCCCGCCGGCGATCAAGGACTTCAACGGCTTCGACGTGATCCCGGGGGCCTTCGTCTTCACCGGCGACCTGATCAAGGAGACCTGGAACGCACTGCTGTCGCTGCCCACCAAGATCGGTGCACTGTGGACCGCGGTGACCGGTGGCGAGCGGGCGCTCGACACCCCGGTCAGCGTCTACGGCGCCTCCGTGCTCGGCGGGCAGGCGGTCGAACGCGGCCTGTGGGACATGTTCTGGATGCTGCTGATCAGCATCAACTTCTTCCTGGGCCTGTTCAACCTGGTCCCGCTGCTGCCGCTCGACGGCGGACACATGGCGATCGTCGGCTACGAGAAGGGCCGCGACACCGTTCGTCGCTGGTTCGGCCGGGCACCCGGTGCCGCCGTCGACTACTACAAGCTGCTCCCGATCACCTACGCCGCGGTGGTGGTGATGGCCGGCTTCATGGTGCTCACGCTCACCGCCGACATCATCAACCCGATCAATCCGTGGTGA
- the dxr gene encoding 1-deoxy-D-xylulose-5-phosphate reductoisomerase yields the protein MPTRVLILGSTGSIGVQALEVIAEHPDRFEVAGLGAGGGNLDRLAEQAAAFGVPASRLAVADGARAAELAERLGAPVLGGADAMCDLIDAVAADGGIDVVLNAVVGSIGLAPSLAALRTGARLALANKESLVAGGSLVLDAAAPGQIVPVDSEHSAIAQCLRAGTAAEVDRLVLTASGGPFRGWTREQLEDVTPEQAGKHPTWSMGPMITLNSATLVNKALEVIEAHLLFDVDYDHIDVTVHPQSIVHSMVTFVDGATVAKASPPSMKLPIALALGWPDRVPGSSTACDFSTASAWTFEPVDDRVFPAIELARIAGRGGGSLTAVYNAANEAAADGFFAGAIRFPRIVEIIGEVLGEADQWRGAPGTVEEVFAADRWARERAAQLVAASS from the coding sequence GTGCCCACACGTGTGTTGATCCTCGGTTCGACCGGCTCCATCGGCGTTCAGGCGCTCGAGGTGATCGCCGAACATCCCGACCGCTTCGAGGTCGCCGGTCTCGGCGCGGGCGGCGGGAACCTCGACCGGCTGGCCGAACAGGCCGCGGCCTTCGGAGTCCCTGCATCCCGGCTCGCCGTCGCCGACGGGGCGCGCGCCGCCGAGCTCGCCGAACGACTCGGAGCTCCGGTCCTCGGGGGCGCCGACGCCATGTGCGACCTGATCGACGCGGTCGCCGCCGACGGTGGGATCGACGTGGTGCTGAACGCCGTGGTGGGTTCGATCGGCCTGGCGCCCTCGCTCGCCGCCCTCCGGACCGGTGCTCGACTCGCCCTCGCCAACAAGGAATCGCTCGTCGCCGGGGGATCTCTGGTCCTCGACGCGGCGGCGCCCGGTCAGATCGTCCCCGTCGACTCCGAGCACTCGGCGATCGCCCAGTGCCTGCGGGCCGGAACCGCCGCCGAGGTGGACCGGCTGGTCCTCACCGCCTCGGGTGGACCGTTCCGCGGCTGGACCCGGGAACAGCTCGAGGACGTCACCCCGGAGCAGGCCGGTAAGCATCCCACCTGGTCGATGGGTCCGATGATCACCCTCAACTCGGCGACCCTGGTCAACAAGGCCCTGGAGGTCATCGAGGCGCATCTGCTCTTCGACGTCGACTACGACCACATCGACGTCACGGTGCACCCGCAGTCGATCGTGCACTCGATGGTGACCTTCGTCGACGGCGCGACCGTCGCCAAGGCGTCGCCGCCGTCGATGAAACTCCCCATCGCGCTGGCGCTGGGCTGGCCGGATCGCGTCCCCGGTTCGTCCACCGCGTGCGACTTCTCCACCGCCTCGGCGTGGACGTTCGAGCCGGTCGACGACAGGGTCTTCCCCGCGATCGAGCTCGCCCGGATCGCGGGACGGGGTGGCGGGAGTCTCACCGCGGTGTACAACGCCGCGAACGAGGCGGCCGCCGACGGCTTCTTCGCAGGTGCGATCCGTTTTCCGCGGATCGTCGAGATCATCGGCGAGGTGCTCGGCGAGGCGGATCAGTGGCGTGGTGCGCCAGGTACTGTGGAGGAGGTCTTCGCCGCCGATCGGTGGGCCCGGGAGCGCGCCGCTCAGCTGGTCGCCGCCTCGTCGTGA
- the puuE gene encoding allantoinase PuuE, with protein sequence MRHMSPSEFRAGPSAGRSLADHRAEAYPRDMVGYGATPPDPQWPGNAKIAVQFVLNYEEGGENNVLENDRGSETFLSEMVGAQPFPNRHMSMESMYEYGSRAGVWRVLRAFDRRGLPLTIFAVSQAMARNPEVAAAFVERGHEIACHGYRWLNYQLIDPEVERDHMRAGIELLTEITGERPRGWYTGRDSPNTRRLVVEQGGFIYDSDSYADDLPYWVKVPRGDELVDHLVVPYTLDTNDMKFSSPGGFPSGEQFFAHLRDAFDVLYREGVEGAPKMLSVGLHCRLVGRPARLAALERFLDHIQSHDDVWITRRIEIAEHWRKVHPAG encoded by the coding sequence ATGCGGCACATGTCTCCGTCCGAGTTCCGCGCCGGCCCCAGTGCGGGCCGTTCCCTGGCCGACCACCGCGCCGAGGCCTATCCCCGCGACATGGTCGGATACGGTGCGACGCCACCGGATCCGCAGTGGCCCGGGAACGCCAAGATCGCCGTCCAGTTCGTCCTCAACTACGAGGAGGGTGGCGAGAACAACGTGCTCGAGAACGACCGCGGCAGCGAGACCTTCCTGTCGGAGATGGTCGGCGCACAGCCGTTCCCGAACCGGCACATGAGCATGGAGAGCATGTACGAGTACGGCTCGCGGGCCGGGGTGTGGCGGGTCCTGCGCGCCTTCGATCGCCGCGGACTGCCGCTGACGATCTTCGCGGTCTCCCAGGCGATGGCCCGCAACCCCGAGGTGGCAGCGGCCTTCGTCGAACGCGGTCACGAGATCGCCTGCCACGGTTACCGGTGGCTCAACTATCAGCTGATCGACCCCGAGGTCGAGCGCGATCACATGCGCGCGGGGATCGAACTGCTCACCGAGATCACCGGTGAACGCCCGCGCGGCTGGTACACCGGCCGGGACTCACCCAACACGCGCCGACTCGTCGTCGAACAGGGCGGATTCATCTACGATTCCGACAGTTACGCAGACGATCTGCCGTACTGGGTGAAGGTCCCACGCGGCGACGAACTGGTCGATCACCTCGTCGTGCCCTACACCCTCGACACCAACGACATGAAATTCTCCTCGCCCGGCGGCTTCCCGTCGGGGGAGCAGTTCTTCGCGCACCTGCGCGACGCCTTCGATGTGCTCTACCGCGAGGGCGTCGAGGGGGCGCCGAAGATGCTGTCCGTCGGACTGCACTGCCGGCTCGTCGGGCGACCGGCCAGGCTCGCGGCCCTCGAGCGGTTCCTCGACCACATCCAGTCCCACGACGACGTGTGGATCACCCGGCGGATCGAGATCGCGGAGCACTGGCGGAAGGTGCATCCGGCCGGCTGA
- a CDS encoding DUF2631 domain-containing protein, whose amino-acid sequence MASTDVEHTGGHADVIDTGWRREPADAPSARFGWFGSATKTFYGAAIFFAAFLLLMMIGNHTGHVEDLWLIAFAVGVLYFAVRGWWMNRGKWS is encoded by the coding sequence GTGGCAAGCACCGATGTGGAGCACACTGGCGGACACGCCGACGTCATCGACACCGGCTGGCGTCGTGAGCCCGCCGATGCACCGTCGGCTCGTTTCGGCTGGTTCGGATCGGCGACGAAGACGTTCTACGGCGCGGCCATCTTCTTCGCGGCCTTCCTGCTGCTCATGATGATCGGCAACCACACCGGTCACGTCGAGGACCTCTGGCTCATCGCCTTCGCCGTCGGCGTCCTGTACTTCGCGGTGCGCGGCTGGTGGATGAACCGCGGCAAGTGGTCGTGA
- the rlmN gene encoding 23S rRNA (adenine(2503)-C(2))-methyltransferase RlmN yields the protein MTSLPLVFDAPKRGLPPTHFADLDAAGRVAALAELGLPKFRANQLARQYYARLNGDVEEMTDLPAASRDAVREKLFPQLLTPVRHISCDDDSTRKTLWRLHDGTLLESVLMRYTERNTLCISSQAGCGMACPFCATGQGGLDRNLSTAEIVDQVRAAARALRDGELGEPGRLSNVVFMGMGEPLANYKRVVSAVRQITSPAPDGLGISARSVTVSTVGLAPSIRRLADEGLAVTLAVSLHTPDDELRDTLVPVNNRWSVAEVLEAARYYADTTGRRVSIEYALIRDVNDQPWRADMLGKKLHKALGSLVHVNLIPLNPTPGSEWDASPKPVEREFVRRVREQGVSCTVRDTRGQEIAAACGQLAAEER from the coding sequence ATGACCTCATTACCGCTGGTGTTCGACGCGCCCAAACGCGGGCTGCCGCCGACACACTTCGCCGACCTCGACGCCGCCGGACGCGTCGCGGCGCTGGCTGAATTGGGTCTCCCGAAGTTCCGGGCCAACCAGCTGGCCCGTCAGTACTACGCGCGTCTGAACGGCGACGTCGAGGAGATGACCGATCTGCCCGCCGCCTCCCGCGACGCCGTGCGCGAGAAGCTCTTCCCGCAGCTCCTCACGCCGGTGCGGCACATCTCGTGCGACGACGACTCGACCCGTAAGACCCTGTGGCGCCTGCACGACGGCACTCTGCTCGAGAGCGTGCTCATGCGCTACACCGAGCGCAACACACTCTGTATCTCCAGTCAGGCCGGCTGCGGCATGGCCTGCCCGTTCTGTGCCACCGGACAGGGCGGCCTCGACCGCAACCTGTCGACCGCCGAGATCGTCGACCAGGTGCGGGCGGCCGCGCGCGCGCTGCGGGACGGGGAACTCGGCGAGCCGGGACGCCTGTCGAACGTCGTCTTCATGGGCATGGGGGAGCCGCTCGCCAACTACAAGCGCGTCGTCAGTGCTGTCCGTCAGATCACCTCACCGGCACCCGACGGCCTCGGGATCTCGGCCCGGTCGGTGACCGTCTCGACCGTCGGTCTCGCACCGTCGATCCGGCGCCTCGCCGACGAGGGTCTGGCGGTAACGCTCGCGGTGTCGCTGCATACGCCTGACGACGAGCTGCGCGACACCCTCGTGCCCGTCAACAACCGCTGGTCGGTGGCCGAGGTCCTGGAGGCCGCGCGCTACTACGCCGACACCACCGGACGCCGTGTCTCCATCGAGTACGCGCTGATCCGCGACGTCAACGACCAGCCCTGGCGCGCGGACATGCTGGGGAAGAAGTTGCACAAGGCCCTCGGGTCACTCGTGCACGTGAACCTCATCCCGCTCAACCCGACCCCCGGCTCGGAGTGGGATGCCAGCCCCAAGCCGGTGGAACGGGAATTCGTCCGCCGCGTCCGCGAACAGGGCGTGTCCTGCACCGTCCGCGACACCCGCGGCCAGGAGATCGCCGCGGCCTGCGGCCAGCTCGCCGCCGAAGAACGATAG
- a CDS encoding LapA family protein: MTTPDRRRSGNPVPQWGSQGEPGTAPAGEPTPETPPPAADDHDAVLAERDRLRRTVADVEHTRTRATWFGVVIGAIILVLLLVFIVQNLESQRIELIFWEVNLPLGVSLLIAAIAGALIVALIGGLRMLQLRRALKKAAP, encoded by the coding sequence ATGACCACACCCGATCGCCGACGAAGCGGAAATCCGGTCCCCCAGTGGGGTTCGCAGGGCGAGCCCGGCACCGCGCCCGCCGGTGAACCCACACCCGAGACCCCGCCGCCGGCGGCAGACGACCACGACGCCGTACTCGCCGAGCGGGACCGCCTGCGGCGGACGGTCGCCGACGTCGAGCACACCCGTACGCGCGCGACGTGGTTCGGCGTGGTCATCGGGGCGATCATCCTGGTCCTGCTGCTGGTGTTCATCGTGCAGAACTTGGAGAGTCAGCGGATCGAGCTGATCTTCTGGGAGGTCAACCTCCCGCTCGGGGTCAGCCTGCTGATCGCCGCGATCGCGGGTGCGCTGATCGTTGCCCTCATCGGCGGCCTGCGCATGTTGCAGTTGCGTCGGGCGCTCAAGAAAGCCGCGCCGTAG
- a CDS encoding phosphatidate cytidylyltransferase, with the protein MSEKASDPENKTGPEKKSRAGRDLPAAIAVGGTLGVSIILILLFAPMLWYVLVAVAFAIATWEVTKRLQTAGYNVAFWPLLIGGQAIIWVSWPYGPTGVLVAFVATVLVSMVWKLLAQGISNAPENYLTDLALTVFVLAWLPLLASFGVHLVTQDDGAARVATLMVVVVCSDVGGYAAGVLFGKHPMAPAISPKKSWEGLVGSLLVGTIGAVGCITFLIGSHWWIGLILGPVLVVCATLGDLVESQVKRDLGVKDMGTLLPGHGGIMDRLDSLLPSAFVVWAVLTALL; encoded by the coding sequence GTGAGCGAGAAGGCATCCGACCCTGAGAACAAGACCGGCCCGGAGAAGAAGTCACGGGCAGGTCGTGACCTCCCGGCCGCCATCGCGGTCGGAGGCACGCTCGGCGTCAGCATCATCCTGATCCTGCTGTTCGCGCCGATGCTGTGGTACGTCCTCGTCGCCGTCGCGTTCGCGATCGCGACCTGGGAGGTCACCAAGCGGCTCCAGACCGCGGGATACAACGTCGCGTTCTGGCCGCTGCTCATCGGCGGTCAGGCCATCATCTGGGTCAGCTGGCCGTACGGGCCCACCGGCGTGCTGGTCGCGTTCGTCGCGACCGTCCTGGTGTCGATGGTGTGGAAGCTGCTCGCCCAGGGCATCTCCAACGCGCCGGAGAACTACCTCACCGACCTCGCCCTCACGGTGTTCGTGCTGGCCTGGCTGCCGCTGCTGGCCTCCTTCGGTGTCCACCTCGTCACACAAGATGACGGTGCGGCCCGCGTCGCGACCCTCATGGTGGTCGTGGTCTGCTCCGACGTCGGCGGATACGCCGCCGGCGTGCTGTTCGGCAAGCACCCGATGGCGCCGGCCATCAGCCCCAAGAAGTCGTGGGAAGGCCTCGTCGGCTCGCTCCTCGTCGGCACGATCGGTGCGGTCGGCTGCATCACGTTCCTGATCGGCAGCCACTGGTGGATCGGCCTGATCCTCGGGCCGGTGCTGGTGGTGTGCGCAACGCTCGGCGACCTGGTGGAGTCGCAGGTCAAGCGCGATCTCGGGGTCAAGGACATGGGCACACTGCTGCCGGGCCACGGCGGCATCATGGATCGCCTCGACAGCCTCCTGCCTTCGGCGTTCGTGGTGTGGGCGGTGCTGACGGCGCTGCTCTGA
- the frr gene encoding ribosome recycling factor — MIDDALLDAEEKMEKAVNVAKEDMGSIRTGRANPAMFNKINIEYYGAMTPVTQVASINTPEPRLVVIKPYEASTLRDIETAIRNSDLGVNPTNDGTIIRIAIPQLTEERRRELVKQAKGKGEDAKVAIRNVRRKAADELKRIQKDGEAGEDEVTRAEKELDKTTATYVHQIDDLVKHKEDELLEV; from the coding sequence ATGATCGACGACGCGTTGCTCGACGCCGAGGAGAAGATGGAGAAGGCGGTCAACGTCGCCAAGGAGGACATGGGCTCCATCCGCACCGGGCGTGCGAACCCGGCCATGTTCAACAAGATCAACATCGAGTACTACGGCGCGATGACCCCGGTGACGCAGGTCGCGTCGATCAACACGCCCGAGCCGCGCCTGGTCGTTATCAAGCCGTACGAGGCGTCGACGCTCCGTGACATCGAGACCGCCATCCGCAACTCCGATCTCGGCGTGAACCCGACCAACGACGGCACGATCATCCGCATCGCCATCCCACAGCTCACCGAGGAGCGTCGTCGCGAGCTGGTGAAGCAGGCCAAGGGCAAGGGCGAGGACGCGAAGGTCGCCATCCGCAACGTGCGCCGCAAGGCCGCCGACGAGCTCAAGCGCATCCAGAAGGACGGCGAGGCGGGCGAGGACGAGGTCACCCGTGCCGAGAAGGAACTCGACAAGACCACGGCCACCTATGTGCATCAGATCGACGACCTGGTGAAGCACAAAGAAGACGAATTGCTCGAGGTGTGA